Within Ipomoea triloba cultivar NCNSP0323 chromosome 9, ASM357664v1, the genomic segment CAGTATTAGGCCAACTGAAATAGAAGGAGAGAGCCCAAGAGCTTTACTAATTATGAATCCAAATCCTGGCATAATTGTGTACTGAGCAGCACATCCAAAAAGGATCTGGCACAAGAGAACAACACAAAACTTGGGAAAAATTGAACAATTCAAGAATTCAACCAACACCAATTCTGTAGCCCCAGCAAATAGGCTTAAGATAAGCAAACCCCAAAAGGGTGAGTTCCTAAACTTACAGAAATAGGTCTTTGCAAGAACAAATTCACCAAATCTTTGAGCTCCAATGTGAGCCCCATAACCAGCATAATAAATCCCAGAGTGAGGGTATAGGAAGTGGGCCCACACTTCACAAACCACGAAAAAGTGGAGGGTCTGAGGCATGCAACAATCCCTCCAACAGTCACATAGACCGGGTAGAGACTCGCGGCATTGGAGAGGAAACTCTCCCATCTGGGTTTTTCTGGAGTCACGGGCGGGTGATGGGAGCTGTCATTAACAGACTTGACGGTGAATATGCGCGGCTTTGAAGGATCTGTTATTAGTGAAACGGTGGAGCTGATGGGTTTATGCAGAAGAAACCTCTGGTGGGTCTTGAAGTGTGTGGTGAGTGGATTGAGTCGCAGAGAAATTGCCATTTCTGCTCGTTATAGCAAGAGAAGCTCCAAGCTTTGGTCGGTTTGTCGACCAATTTGCAGATTATATTTTCTTGATATTTAGGTTGAAGAGCCTTGGACTCATTAGGCTGTGAGAGAGGACCGAGGATCATGACATTAACTGATCAAAGGCGGGTGTGGACAAGCTAGTGGGATCATATCATATTTGAGTTCTGAAtcttcattgatcattgatttaTATTGGCAATTATGACACCGCACTATATGTATCAAAAGTTTTACCATGTAACCACAACTTATCATaatgtattaatttattattttgactCTCACTCAACGTATATTATTGATGAACCGGTTAGTTATTGAGTAACCAAGGCTAATTTAGCTTCTTATAATCTGCCTCtattgaggttcgaacctactTCTTCCACATGAATGTGCAATCAGATGTCACTAGAACACAATGTTATTGACtattttcatacatatatagtcacaagtttaattattgtcaatactTTCTTAATGAAAGTCTTTTACCATTTTCATATAGGTGTGCAAATTTCCAATAtccttaccaaaaaaaaaatattaggctaataaaaattaaaaatgctcATATATGACTGTATTTTATCTTTACTGTTTTAatcctttaatttgttatataatttatgttAAATCTCCATTAGGACAATGACAAATTCATAAGTTTTCATAGCTCAAATATGATGATATTGGCTAACATTTCAATGCAAATTATAAATCTAGCTAATCTTTTACATATTGTAATTACAATGGACATTTGTAAGTTGGTATAACAAAGGGTATACATTCCATAATTAATATTGAAAGAAGATATATGTGatatttttaactaaaatttgtgttttatataacttttgtttttttttttgggttttgaaaAGGGAATAATTGCAACTAATAAAtcttgattatatatttatatgacaCCTGCCAAATTTGCAAGGATGAATCTCGTTAGGGGTAATCAAACAATTGTAGACTGAGATAATCACCATTTAACTTTGCTACCTATCaatccaaacatatatattagttttttctATAAACACGAATGAGATATTTTGGGGGGTGACCTCAGCCCAGGTGGTAAGAGAGATCCACCTACAACTGAGAGGTTGGTTCGAACCTCAAACCCTGGTTTACCCCTGCGATCCTTTGCAAGCTAGGATCACAGGGTGAGGAAAGGAATAaacctcataaaaaaaaatgaatgagaTATTTTGGATACAAGATTGATTATGTATGGTTGAGAGACTAATCAATTAAACATTATATCTATAATGAGTGTAGCATGTGTGCATGCATATATAGTTTATCATGGATAAGTCTATTCCACTCAACTACACTCGAGATTAGGATATTCCtaattgattgattattaaATAAAGAGACAAAATATGTATTGTTAAATGTTTCCTTATCTCATCAAGAATCGGGGGTGAGTAGTACTGTTAAATCTTGGCCGTGGAAGCCTGACTTTGTCACCCTTTGTGGGACCATGTAGACAACTGATATGTGATATCTAGATCGAccagatatatataaataggcttCAGTTTCTGATGGGCCTCCGAAACATATCAGtacaagaaaaaacaaatgGCCCAAATTTCAACTTGTTCCCAAACAAGGTCTGAACTCTCAAGCCGCCAGAAAACAGTGAAACATAATCATAAATTCCTtttaaatcgaaaaaaaaaaaaaaaaatcctcattGGCAAAGAAGGCTCGTTCTCTCACTGTATTTCAACGATTTGCTCATCCCCTTTTACTTCGCTCCGCCGGCCGCAAAGCGTTCGACGTCGATCCGGACAATCTACGGCATCTCCGATTAACATTAGCAAGCAGCGAATCACATTGTTCGTGCGTAATCACGGGGAAATAGCGCATCTTCGTGTATAAATTAACTCCAGGTATTTTCGATTTCAATACAGAAGCTTCTTATGCTCAATTTTCGACTACGAACATCAATTGACCTTGTTAGGGTTTCGTTTCAATAAGCTAAGGAAACTACTCTGGTACTTTTTCAGGTTCGGGATTAAAGTTACAGCGGGTTCATGGCTCATAGGCTATTGAGAGATGTTGAAGCTGATGGATGGGAGCGATCTGACTTTCCGATTATATGTGAATCGTGTCTTGGTGACAGTCCATACGTTCGAATGGTAAGTTTCGGTGGCTATTATTTGTAATAGGTGACTAGGGTTAGGGCTTActtactttatttattattttttaaattattatttgcaGTTTGTTCTTGCTTTGTTTTACTGAACTCTGAATGAAGCCATTGCTATGCTTGGTACTTCCCAATTATATGCCTCAGGGATTGGGGGCTTAGCTTTTCATGTTCATGTGCTTCTGTTTTTGCTGTCTCTGCATCGACATGCATGGTAGTTTCAGGGTATATATGTCGTCAGTTGTTTTGTGGTGACTAACTGACTATCCAATGGTTAAGTCTTATTTTAATAACTGTAAAACTCCATCTATTCATTGCAGCTTCTTTTTGGAATAATTATGTTAATCAATCCACTTCATAGCCTTGTTATAATTACAATGATTCAATGCAGACTAAAGCTGATTATGACAAGGAATGCAAGATTTGCACCCGACCCTTCACTGTCTTTAGGTGGAGGCCAGGTCGTGATGCTAGATACAAGAAAACTGAGATATGTCAAACCTGCAGCAAGTTGAAGAATGTTTGCCAAGTTTGTCTTCTGGATCTTGAATATGGATTGCCAGTTCAGGTCCGAGACACTGCGCTTAGTATCAATTCCAATGATGCCATTCCAAAGAGTGATGTGAATAGAGAATACTTTGCTGAGGAGCATGACCGCAGGGTATGTAAATTTCTAGCAGGAAGCCCAGCTTATATTTGAATTAACACTAACTGaagttctctctctctttttcatttttgataAGTAAATGGTTGACAGTGTTATCAAAATAATTGCTTTCTacatgtacattttttttttcttttttggtgcaCTACTCTTCCTCAGCTCTATGAATACAATTTTTGCTCATGGCAGGCAAGAGCTGGGATAGATTATGAATCTTCGTATGGGAAGGTCCGTCCAAATGATACTATTTTGAAGCTTCAACGAACTACCCCATACTACAAGAGAAATCGAGCTCATGTTTGCAGTTTTTATGTTCGGGGTCAATGTACAAGAGGTTTGGAGTGTCCTTATAGGCATGAGATGCCTGAAACGGGGGAGCTGTCACAGCAGAATATTAAAGACCGCTACTACGGGTATATAGAATTGCTTCTTGATTCCTAAAACtcaaaatatgataattaataaattaacatTGATGCAAGCATGCATTAAGTCACACATTTGCACTTTTGTGCAGGCAGCTTTTGTAGTTATACTTTAGcataaaatcttaaaatatgCCAACTTTACACTACTCCGGTCatcattttgttcttctttGCTTTATGTTATTCATTTCATTTGAAATGCTTGCAGGGTAAATGATCCAGTTGCATTAAAGTTGCTCAGCAAGGCTGGGGAAATGCCTTCTCTGGAGCCCCCAGATGATGAGAGCATTAGAACTCTTTACGTGGGTGGGGTTGATGCAAGAATCACCGAGCAAGACCTTAGAGATCAATTCTATGCACACGGTGAAATTGAGTCTGTAAAGATGGTATTGCAGCGTGGATGCGCTTTTGTAACATATACAGCCAGAGAAGGAGCAGAGAGGGCAGCTGAGGAACTGGCAAACAAGCTGGTAATAAAGGGCCTGAGGCTAAAACTACTCTGGGGAAGACCACAGGCACCAAAGCCCGAGTTTGAGATCACTGATGAAGCAAGACAGCAGCAGGCTACTGTGGCTCATAGTGGTTTGTTGCCAAGGTCTGTGATATCACAGCAGCAGAACCAGCCTCTACCGCTCCCTGGTGGTAGCCAGGACCAACCTCCACCTATGCCTTACTTCAACATTCCACCAATGCCTCAGCCGGACAGGGCATTGTATCCTTCTATGGACCCTCAAAGAATGGGAGCCGTTGTTCCATCACATGAGGGTGCTGCTTCAGGGTCGGGCGAAAATAGAAGTGGTCCTGATAAGCAACCCCCACATGGACACCATTTTGGTTATCCGCCTGTGCCACCACCACCCCAGGGTCAATTTTACCCACCTTATTATCCACCCTATGGGTATATCCCACCTCCCCCACCGTCTTATCAACAGTACCCTCCTCCTCCGCCTTATCAGGCTACAGTGCCTCCACCACCTCCCAGCGGCAACCAAGCACCACCTAAGCAGCAGTCACAGCCCGGACCAGGCCAGCAATTCCAGCAAAGGCCAGTAGCACAAGGACCAGGACAACAAGAACCGGGACAACAGTCTTAATACCTGCACCCTTGTTGCTATTGTATGAAGAATATGTAACAGAAGGCTTAATTACTGTTGTCAAAAGATAATTACTTTTCTGAGCAATTTAAACTCTAAGCAATTGATTTTGTTGAGCTAATTAAGATTTGTTTCTTACAATTTTACCTGACCCCACCCCAGCGATGATTATGTAGATGGATGTCTTGAAACCATGAATTAGCAGAAATGAAGTTTAAAATTTTCCTTGTTCTCTAATTGTGATATTGGTATGGTagaatagttagcttatcagtcaattttgatttatttgaccactattagctatttgacttggttaaaaaatagcTAAtatgacttggttaaaaaattaatataaatgtttggttaatcaactttttgtaactccaaaatgttaaaatttaaaaagttgttcaaagtaactttttttcaattagttttttgagaaaataaattatactaaacaaTTATTATCTAAcatttaatttaccaaacacctttctacaatcatctaatgttatcaattagtTATACCCTCTAGCTCAATCGGCTAACAGTCATAACCTactcagctaacagtcatttatcAAACTGGTCCCGCTCGTTAAAGTGTTAGGAGtagagaaagaaattaaagtgttaggagtaaagaaagaaaattgagCTTCTAGTATGGATAGAAAGAAAATGCaattaagggtcaaataggccactgaactacatacgaaactgcaattaggccatcgaactcaaaaataatgcaattaggtccctgaactacagaaattcatgcaaattaacccaaagtgacttgttgacttgatcttccggttttcaactttaaaaataatattttaaaataattttaaattaattaattaattaaaagtaaaattaaaaaaataaaacaggaacaagtcaattgggtctttttttttaattttaaatttaattttaattaattattttatttaaaattattttaaaatattatttttaaagttggtaactgGAAGATCAAGTTAAAAAGTCACTTTGGGTCaatttgcatggatttgtgtagttcaaggacccaattgcattgtttttgaattcaatggcttaattgcaGTTTGGTGTGTAGTTGGGTGGCGTATTTAACCCTTATTCCAAGAAGAAATA encodes:
- the LOC116030346 gene encoding zinc finger CCCH domain-containing protein 49-like — translated: MAHRLLRDVEADGWERSDFPIICESCLGDSPYVRMTKADYDKECKICTRPFTVFRWRPGRDARYKKTEICQTCSKLKNVCQVCLLDLEYGLPVQVRDTALSINSNDAIPKSDVNREYFAEEHDRRARAGIDYESSYGKVRPNDTILKLQRTTPYYKRNRAHVCSFYVRGQCTRGLECPYRHEMPETGELSQQNIKDRYYGVNDPVALKLLSKAGEMPSLEPPDDESIRTLYVGGVDARITEQDLRDQFYAHGEIESVKMVLQRGCAFVTYTAREGAERAAEELANKLVIKGLRLKLLWGRPQAPKPEFEITDEARQQQATVAHSGLLPRSVISQQQNQPLPLPGGSQDQPPPMPYFNIPPMPQPDRALYPSMDPQRMGAVVPSHEGAASGSGENRSGPDKQPPHGHHFGYPPVPPPPQGQFYPPYYPPYGYIPPPPPSYQQYPPPPPYQATVPPPPPSGNQAPPKQQSQPGPGQQFQQRPVAQGPGQQEPGQQS